The nucleotide window ttttgaactttgaaatgGTTTCGTTGACCGCAAAGCATGAAACTTTTCTCCTTTCACCTATTGTTATAACTATTATTGGTTCCATGTGGTTTATAGTTACTTTACTATCCATGGATTTCTCCTTCATTTCAATGTCCTAAACAATGCACGTTTTCAAGGATGATCCATTTTTGTCTTCATCAAGAAGATTATTTGAATTGTTGTATCCGAATCTATAAGATTGCATCTTTAACATAATTGTGTTACATGTGTCTTCTAATAGTTATTGTCATGTCATCTAATTAGTACGatcttctttttcaaatttaatgttTTTCATATTGATCGATAGCTgacaaacaaaactaaaatcctAATGCCGAGGTATCTTCATTGTGATTTAAGGATGCAAACTTTTAACATATACTAACAGGTTTCCAGTTACCACTAAAAGAAGCCACAGGATTGTCCTGTTACTTTTGTATTAACTATGTCGAACATTGGCAGGGGCAACATCCTTCCTGTTTACGGAGTACAAGTATCTTGGCATATTCATGGTGGTATTTGGAGCAATCATTTTTCTCTTCCTTGGATCAGTAAAAAGTTTCAGCACAGAAAGTGAGCCTTGCActttcaacaaagaaaaaatttgCAAACCAGCTTTAGCCAATGCTTTCTTCACCACCATTGCCTTCTTTCTGGGAGGCCTAACTTCAGCCCTCTCTGGCTTCCTTGGAATGAAAATTGCAACGTATGCCAATGCAAGAACGACTCTGGAAGCAAGGAAAAGCATTGGGAAGGCCTTCATTATAGCTTTTCGCTCTGGTGCAGTTATGGGATTCCTTCTTGCTGCTAATGGCCTCTTAGTTTTATATATCTCTATCAACTTATTTAAGCTGTACTATGGAGATGATTGGGAGGGTCTGTATGAGTCTATTACTGGTTACGGTCTTGGAGGATCTTCAATGGCTCTCTTTGGAAGAGTTGGTGGAGGTATATATACAAAAGCAGCAGATGTTGGTGCTGATCTAGTAGGCAAAGTTGAACGTAATATTCCTGAAGATGATCCCCGCAACCCAGCTGTAATCTCTCATCTTGGGACCTTCTGCTCTTGCTATAGTTTTTACACCTTCATTGTTTATAAGTTGAAGCCTTATAAGTTTTGTGTTATATTTTCCTTTGTTGATCACAGGTTATTGCAGACAATGTAGGTGATAATGTAGGGGATATTGCTGGAATGGGCTCGGATCTATTCGGTTCTTATGCTGAGTCATCATGTGCAGCACTGTTTGTTGCATCCATTTCATCCTTTGGTAGTAGCCACGACTACTCGGCTATGTCTTATCCTCTGATTATCAGCTCAATGGGAATTGTTGTTTGCTTGATAACGACTCTTTTTGCAACCGATATTTTTGAGATAAAGAATGTGACTGAGATTGAACCATCTTTGAAGAGGCAACTTCTCATCTCAACTGTTCTGATGACTGTTGGAATTGCTTTTGTCAGTTTCTTTGCTTTGCCATCAGAATTCACTATTTTCGATTTTGGATCTGAGAAAGTGGTGAAGAACTGGTATTCTTCTTCTTGCTTCATATTTTGTGCATAGTTCTACCTATTGTCTATGTTTCCAATATAGCATGATCATTATGTATTGCTACAGGCACCTATTCTTCTGTGTTTCAATTGGTTTATGGGCTGGCTTGGTCATTGGTTATACTACTGAATATTACACTAGCAGCGCTTACAGGTTGGTATTTTCAATTGTTAAACTATGCTTGGATAACTTTATTACATTATGTTAGGTTTAACATCAGTATCATTAACTATGACATAAGTTGAATTAGCTTGCCAATTTTTAAGCCATATCAAATACTACTTGTTATTTAAGTGAGTCTTTCCCAATCGCAAACATGTTAACGAAAATTAGCTTCAGAATGGAAACAAGGAAATCAGTCACTAATGATCAGTTAAGGAAATGTAAGCCCTGATATCACTTTACAGAAGGTAGTAGAGATTGTGACCTGTGATAATCAAACTAGAATTCCGTCTGTTTTCTGGGTTGGAAAAAGAGTGAATTTTCAAGTACGAGAATCATATGATATGTTGAGAATCTCTTATGATAATCATCCAACTAGCCATCAAGTTTTCCTCTCTACTTCTTAGTAATAGTAACTAGTGTTTCATAATGAAATATAGAAGAGTGTCTCTCCACTAGCAATGAAGCATTGTGTTTATGCCTGTTATttgtctctttttcttttttattttgaggaGGGGGAAAGTTATGTAGTACTTATCTGATCTATGTCCTTAATGTCTACTATTGCAAAATCTTGCAGTCCTGTACAAGAAGTGGCAGATTCATGCAAGACTGGTGCTGCGACAAATGTAATATTTGGATTGGCTCTTGGATATAAATCTGTTATCATTCCCATATTTGCCATTGCCGCTTCTATATACGTGAGCTTCAGCTTAGCTGCTATGTATGGCATTGCAGTCGCTGCTCTGGGAATGCTTAGCACTATAGCCACTGGGCTCGCAATAGATGCTTATGGTCCTATCAGCGACAATGCTGGTGGCATTGCAGAGATGGCTGGAATGAGCCATAGCATTCGTGAAAGGACTGATGCTCTTGATGCTGCTGGGAACACAACAGCTGCAATTGGCAAGGTTAGATAAGTCTCCTCCTAATCTATAGCATTAACCTCTCTATGTTTGTCCAATTACGCAAATGAGTGTTTCCTGATGTACATAGAAATTCTTTCCAATTATATGAGTCCTTTACACTTCTTAACTAGAAAGTTTCAGCAACTCTAATTAATCGGCAGTTAGGTCACTTGTGAGTTGAGTGAAATAGACTTGCTTCAAAGTGACAGCTCAAAGTTGTGCTCTTGATATTGGTGCCTTCTGTACTATATTATGTGTACATGAATAGTTAACAATTCAGAGACGGATCTAGGGTGAGTTCTGCTGGTTCAACGGAACACATTGCTTTCTGTTCAAACcaaattatgcatgtttttttaatgtttatataATAAGATTACACTCATTTTGAATCTACTTACTCTAGATTTTGGACTCGCCTTTTGGGAACATCAGTTCCAGAGCAAGTATACCTGACAAACTACTTTCCCACATTATCAGGGTTTTGCGATTGGATCAGCTGCACTTGTATCTCTTGCTTTGTTTGGTGCCTACGTGAGCAGAGCTGGTATCAAAACTGTCGATGTCTTATCAC belongs to Solanum stenotomum isolate F172 chromosome 1, ASM1918654v1, whole genome shotgun sequence and includes:
- the LOC125853708 gene encoding pyrophosphate-energized vacuolar membrane proton pump-like — encoded protein: MGLMSEALTQILIPLAAFIGIGFALLQWFLVSKVRVSSGSKLESEYNDKLIEEDEQEEGIDSDDVVAKCADIQNAISEGATSFLFTEYKYLGIFMVVFGAIIFLFLGSVKSFSTESEPCTFNKEKICKPALANAFFTTIAFFLGGLTSALSGFLGMKIATYANARTTLEARKSIGKAFIIAFRSGAVMGFLLAANGLLVLYISINLFKLYYGDDWEGLYESITGYGLGGSSMALFGRVGGGIYTKAADVGADLVGKVERNIPEDDPRNPAVIADNVGDNVGDIAGMGSDLFGSYAESSCAALFVASISSFGSSHDYSAMSYPLIISSMGIVVCLITTLFATDIFEIKNVTEIEPSLKRQLLISTVLMTVGIAFVSFFALPSEFTIFDFGSEKVVKNWHLFFCVSIGLWAGLVIGYTTEYYTSSAYSPVQEVADSCKTGAATNVIFGLALGYKSVIIPIFAIAASIYVSFSLAAMYGIAVAALGMLSTIATGLAIDAYGPISDNAGGIAEMAGMSHSIRERTDALDAAGNTTAAIGKGFAIGSAALVSLALFGAYVSRAGIKTVDVLSPKVFIGLLVGAMLPYWFSAMTMKSVGSAALKMVEEVRRQFNSIPGLMEGTAKPDYATCVKISTDASLKEMIPPGALVTLTPLIAGTFFGVETLAGVLAGSLVSGVQVAISASNTGGAWDNAKKYIEAGATEHARSLGPKGSDAHKAAVIGDTVGDPLKDTSGPSLNILIKLMAVESLVFAPFFATHGGLLFKLL